The Ictidomys tridecemlineatus isolate mIctTri1 chromosome 6, mIctTri1.hap1, whole genome shotgun sequence genome includes a region encoding these proteins:
- the Atp4b gene encoding potassium-transporting ATPase subunit beta isoform X2 has protein sequence MRTALSLAGQCPRARRTSLGGPRRKLAGPGDQGGRTWRGRVGHPTGAEGVTLRPDVYGERGLQICYNVSDSSSWAGLTHSLHRFLAGYSPAAQQDNVHCTSEQYFFQESFRAPNHTKFSCKFTADMLQNCSGLPDPDFGFGEGKPCFIIKMNRIVRFLPSNDTAPRVDCTFLDGPPRGAGPLQVAYYPPNGTFSLHYFPYYGKKAQPHYSNPLVAAKLLNVPTNTEVVIVCKILAEHVTFDNPHDPYEGKVEFKLRIQE, from the exons ATGAGGACAGCGCTCTCGCTGGCTGGCCAGTGCCCGCGAGCACGTCGGACGTCGCTGGGAGGACCCAGGAGGAAGCTGGCAGGGCCTGGAGACCAGGGAGGAAGGACCTGGAGAGGGCGAGTTGGACACCCCACAGGCGCAGAGG GGGTGACCCTGAGGCCGGACGTGTACGGGGAGAGAGGGCTGCAGATCTGCTACAACGTCTCCGACAGCAGCTCCTGGGCGGGCCTCACACACAGCCTCCACCGCTTCCTGGCAG GCTACTCCCCCGCGGCCCAGCAGGACAACGTCCACTGCACGTCAGAGCAGTACTTCTTCCAGGAGAGCTTCAGGGCTCCCAACCACACCAAGTTCTCCTGCAAGTTCACCGCAGACATGCTGCAGAACTGCTCCGGCCTGCCGGACCCCGACTTCGGCTTTGGGGAAGGAAAGCCATGTTTCATCATTAAGATGAACAGG ATCGTCCGGTTCCTGCCCAGCAACGACACAGCCCCCCGAGTGGACTGCACTTTCTTG GACGGGCCCCCCCGGGGTGCGGGGCCCCTGCAGGTGGCCTACTACCCGCCCAACGGCACCTTCAGCCTGCACTACTTCCCCTACTACGGGAAGAAAGCCCAG CCCCACTACAGCAACCCTCTGGTGGCAGCAAAGCTGCTCAACGTCCCCACCAACACAGAGGTCGTCATCGTGTGCAAGATTCTCGCGGAGCACGTGACCTTCGACAACCCCCATGACCCCTACGAAGGGAAGGTGGAATTCAAACTCAGAATCCAGGAGTGA
- the Grk1 gene encoding rhodopsin kinase GRK1 isoform X3 — protein MDFGSLETVVANSAFIAARGSFDGSSGLSSRDRKYRAKLRLPPLSKCEGLRDSLDLDFQSVCREQPIGRRLFQQFLRADQRHEPAVGLWLDIEDYDTVDGDLRPQKAQSVVATYLDPQAKLFCSFLDEGTMSKVKGGAVGGQEGLLQPLLQATLEHLSGAPFREFLDSLHFRRFLQWKWLEAQPVGEDWFLDFRVLGKGGFGEVSACQMKATGKMYACKKLNKKRLKKRKGYQGAMVEKTILTKVHSRFIVSLAYAFETKTDLCLVMTIMNGGDVRYHIYSVDEESPGLPEPRATFYAAQMLSGLEHLHQRRIVYRDLKPENVLLDDGGNIRISDLGLAVELPEGQSKTRGYAGTPGMLTPPFIPDSRTVYAKSIQDVGAFSTVKGVAFDNADSEFFQEFASGNCPVPWQEEMIETGVFAELNVWRPDGQMPDDMKGVSVGEAAPVSKSGLCLVS, from the exons ATGGACTTCGGGTCTCTGGAGACCGTGGTGGCCAACTCTGCCTTCATCGCTGCCCGGGGCAGCTTTGATGGGAGCAGCGGCCTGTCTTCCAGGGACAGGAAGTACCGGGCCAAGCTCCGGCTGCCCCCGCTGTCCAAGTGCGAGGGCCTCCGGGACAGCCTCGACCTGGACTTCCAGAGCGTGTGCCGGGAACAGCCCATCGGCAGGCGGCTCTTCCAGCAGTTTCTCAGGGCTGACCAGAGGCACGAGCCGGCTGTGGGCCTCTGGCTGGACATCGAGGACTACGACACGGTGGATGGTGACCTGCGGCCACAGAAGGCACAGAGCGTCGTGGCCACGTACCTGGACCCCCAGGCCAAGCTCTTCTGCAGCTTTCTGGATGAGGGGACCATGTCGAAGGTGAAGGGCGGGGCCGTGGGGGGCCAGGAGGGGCTGTTGCAGCCGCTGCTGCAGGCCACGCTGGAGCACCTGAGCGGGGCGCCCTTCCGGGAGTTCCTGGACAGCCTGCACTTCCGGAGGTTCCTGCAGTGGAAGTGGCTGGAGGCCCAGCCTGTCGGGGAGGACTGGTTCCTGGACTTCAGGGTCCTGGGGAAGGGGGGCTTTGGGGAGGTGTCTGCCTGCCAGATGAAGGCCACCGGCAAGATGTACGCCTGCAAGAAGCTCAACAAGAAGCGTCTGAAGAAGAGGAAGGGGTACCAG ggCGCCATGGTGGAGAAGACCATCCTGACCAAAGTGCACAGCAGGTTCATCGTCTCTCTGGCCTATGCTTTCGAGACCAAGACTGACCTCTGCCTGGTGATGACCATCATGAATGGAGGTGATGTAAG GTACCACATCTACAGCGTGGACGAGGAGAGTCCCGGCCTCCCGGAGCCACGCGCCACCTTCTATGCGGCCCAGATGCTGAGCGGCCTGGAGCACCTGCACCAGAGACGGATCGTCTACCGCGACCTCAAACCCGAGAACGTGCTGCTGGACGACGGGG GCAACATCCGCATCTCGGACCTGGGGCTGGCCGTGGAGCTGCCGGAGGGGCAGAGCAAGACCAGGGGCTACGCAGGGACGCCAG GAATGCTGACTCCTCCCTTCATCCCCGACTCCAGAACTGTCTATGCCAAGAGCATCCAGGACGTGGGAGCCTTTTCCACCGTCAAGGGTGTGGCCTTTGACAACGCAGACTCGGAATTCTTCCAGGAGTTCGCTTCGGGCAACTGTCCGGTTCCCTGGCAGGAGGAGATGATCGAGACAGGCGTCTTCGCGGAGCTGAACGTGTGGCGCCCTGACGGGCAGATGCCGGACGACATGAAGGGAGTCTCCGTGGGGGAGGCGGCTCCCGTGTCCAAGTCAGGACTGTGTCTGGTCTCCTAG
- the Atp4b gene encoding potassium-transporting ATPase subunit beta isoform X1, which produces MAALQEKKSCSQRMAEFQNYCWNPDTGQMLGRTPIRWVWISLYYVAFYVVMTGLFALCLYVLMQTIDPYTPDYQDQLKSPGVTLRPDVYGERGLQICYNVSDSSSWAGLTHSLHRFLAGYSPAAQQDNVHCTSEQYFFQESFRAPNHTKFSCKFTADMLQNCSGLPDPDFGFGEGKPCFIIKMNRIVRFLPSNDTAPRVDCTFLDGPPRGAGPLQVAYYPPNGTFSLHYFPYYGKKAQPHYSNPLVAAKLLNVPTNTEVVIVCKILAEHVTFDNPHDPYEGKVEFKLRIQE; this is translated from the exons ATGGCCGCGCTGCAGGAGAAAAAGTCCTGCAGCCAGCGCATGGCTGAGTTCCAGAACTACTGCTGGAACCCCGACACGGGCCAGATGCTGGGCCGCACCCCGATCCGGTGGG TGTGGATCAGCCTGTACTACGTGGCCTTCTACGTGGTCATGACGGGGCTCTTTGCCCTGTGCCTCTACGTCCTGATGCAGACCATTGACCCGTACACACCTGACTACCAGGACCAGCTAAAGTCACCAG GGGTGACCCTGAGGCCGGACGTGTACGGGGAGAGAGGGCTGCAGATCTGCTACAACGTCTCCGACAGCAGCTCCTGGGCGGGCCTCACACACAGCCTCCACCGCTTCCTGGCAG GCTACTCCCCCGCGGCCCAGCAGGACAACGTCCACTGCACGTCAGAGCAGTACTTCTTCCAGGAGAGCTTCAGGGCTCCCAACCACACCAAGTTCTCCTGCAAGTTCACCGCAGACATGCTGCAGAACTGCTCCGGCCTGCCGGACCCCGACTTCGGCTTTGGGGAAGGAAAGCCATGTTTCATCATTAAGATGAACAGG ATCGTCCGGTTCCTGCCCAGCAACGACACAGCCCCCCGAGTGGACTGCACTTTCTTG GACGGGCCCCCCCGGGGTGCGGGGCCCCTGCAGGTGGCCTACTACCCGCCCAACGGCACCTTCAGCCTGCACTACTTCCCCTACTACGGGAAGAAAGCCCAG CCCCACTACAGCAACCCTCTGGTGGCAGCAAAGCTGCTCAACGTCCCCACCAACACAGAGGTCGTCATCGTGTGCAAGATTCTCGCGGAGCACGTGACCTTCGACAACCCCCATGACCCCTACGAAGGGAAGGTGGAATTCAAACTCAGAATCCAGGAGTGA
- the Grk1 gene encoding rhodopsin kinase GRK1 isoform X2: MDFGSLETVVANSAFIAARGSFDGSSGLSSRDRKYRAKLRLPPLSKCEGLRDSLDLDFQSVCREQPIGRRLFQQFLRADQRHEPAVGLWLDIEDYDTVDGDLRPQKAQSVVATYLDPQAKLFCSFLDEGTMSKGAMVEKTILTKVHSRFIVSLAYAFETKTDLCLVMTIMNGGDVRYHIYSVDEESPGLPEPRATFYAAQMLSGLEHLHQRRIVYRDLKPENVLLDDGGNIRISDLGLAVELPEGQSKTRGYAGTPGFMAPELLRGEEYDFSVDYFALGATLYEMIAARGPFRARGEKVENQELKQRVLSEPVAYSDKFGQASRDFCEALLEKDPEKRLGWRDGSCDGLRAHALFKDISWRQLEAGMLTPPFIPDSRTVYAKSIQDVGAFSTVKGVAFDNADSEFFQEFASGNCPVPWQEEMIETGVFAELNVWRPDGQMPDDMKGVSVGEAAPVSKSGLCLVS; encoded by the exons ATGGACTTCGGGTCTCTGGAGACCGTGGTGGCCAACTCTGCCTTCATCGCTGCCCGGGGCAGCTTTGATGGGAGCAGCGGCCTGTCTTCCAGGGACAGGAAGTACCGGGCCAAGCTCCGGCTGCCCCCGCTGTCCAAGTGCGAGGGCCTCCGGGACAGCCTCGACCTGGACTTCCAGAGCGTGTGCCGGGAACAGCCCATCGGCAGGCGGCTCTTCCAGCAGTTTCTCAGGGCTGACCAGAGGCACGAGCCGGCTGTGGGCCTCTGGCTGGACATCGAGGACTACGACACGGTGGATGGTGACCTGCGGCCACAGAAGGCACAGAGCGTCGTGGCCACGTACCTGGACCCCCAGGCCAAGCTCTTCTGCAGCTTTCTGGATGAGGGGACCATGTCGAAG ggCGCCATGGTGGAGAAGACCATCCTGACCAAAGTGCACAGCAGGTTCATCGTCTCTCTGGCCTATGCTTTCGAGACCAAGACTGACCTCTGCCTGGTGATGACCATCATGAATGGAGGTGATGTAAG GTACCACATCTACAGCGTGGACGAGGAGAGTCCCGGCCTCCCGGAGCCACGCGCCACCTTCTATGCGGCCCAGATGCTGAGCGGCCTGGAGCACCTGCACCAGAGACGGATCGTCTACCGCGACCTCAAACCCGAGAACGTGCTGCTGGACGACGGGG GCAACATCCGCATCTCGGACCTGGGGCTGGCCGTGGAGCTGCCGGAGGGGCAGAGCAAGACCAGGGGCTACGCAGGGACGCCAG GCTTCATGGCCCCGGAGCTCCTGCGCGGCGAGGAGTACGACTTCTCTGTGGACTACTTCGCCCTGGGGGCCACCCTGTACGAGATGATCGCGGCTCGAGGTCCCTTCCGAGCCCGAGGAGAGAAG GTGGAGAACCAGGAGCTCAAGCAGCGTGTCCTCTCGGAGCCCGTGGCTTACTCAGACAAGTTCGGCCAGGCCAGCAGGGACTTCTGTGAGGCGCTGCTGGAGAAGGACCCGGAGAAGCGCCTGGGCTGGAGAGACGGCTCCTGCGACGGGCTGCGGGCCCACGCCCTTTTCAAAGACATCAGCTGGAGGCAGCTAGAGGCCG GAATGCTGACTCCTCCCTTCATCCCCGACTCCAGAACTGTCTATGCCAAGAGCATCCAGGACGTGGGAGCCTTTTCCACCGTCAAGGGTGTGGCCTTTGACAACGCAGACTCGGAATTCTTCCAGGAGTTCGCTTCGGGCAACTGTCCGGTTCCCTGGCAGGAGGAGATGATCGAGACAGGCGTCTTCGCGGAGCTGAACGTGTGGCGCCCTGACGGGCAGATGCCGGACGACATGAAGGGAGTCTCCGTGGGGGAGGCGGCTCCCGTGTCCAAGTCAGGACTGTGTCTGGTCTCCTAG
- the Grk1 gene encoding rhodopsin kinase GRK1 isoform X1 — protein sequence MDFGSLETVVANSAFIAARGSFDGSSGLSSRDRKYRAKLRLPPLSKCEGLRDSLDLDFQSVCREQPIGRRLFQQFLRADQRHEPAVGLWLDIEDYDTVDGDLRPQKAQSVVATYLDPQAKLFCSFLDEGTMSKVKGGAVGGQEGLLQPLLQATLEHLSGAPFREFLDSLHFRRFLQWKWLEAQPVGEDWFLDFRVLGKGGFGEVSACQMKATGKMYACKKLNKKRLKKRKGYQGAMVEKTILTKVHSRFIVSLAYAFETKTDLCLVMTIMNGGDVRYHIYSVDEESPGLPEPRATFYAAQMLSGLEHLHQRRIVYRDLKPENVLLDDGGNIRISDLGLAVELPEGQSKTRGYAGTPGFMAPELLRGEEYDFSVDYFALGATLYEMIAARGPFRARGEKVENQELKQRVLSEPVAYSDKFGQASRDFCEALLEKDPEKRLGWRDGSCDGLRAHALFKDISWRQLEAGMLTPPFIPDSRTVYAKSIQDVGAFSTVKGVAFDNADSEFFQEFASGNCPVPWQEEMIETGVFAELNVWRPDGQMPDDMKGVSVGEAAPVSKSGLCLVS from the exons ATGGACTTCGGGTCTCTGGAGACCGTGGTGGCCAACTCTGCCTTCATCGCTGCCCGGGGCAGCTTTGATGGGAGCAGCGGCCTGTCTTCCAGGGACAGGAAGTACCGGGCCAAGCTCCGGCTGCCCCCGCTGTCCAAGTGCGAGGGCCTCCGGGACAGCCTCGACCTGGACTTCCAGAGCGTGTGCCGGGAACAGCCCATCGGCAGGCGGCTCTTCCAGCAGTTTCTCAGGGCTGACCAGAGGCACGAGCCGGCTGTGGGCCTCTGGCTGGACATCGAGGACTACGACACGGTGGATGGTGACCTGCGGCCACAGAAGGCACAGAGCGTCGTGGCCACGTACCTGGACCCCCAGGCCAAGCTCTTCTGCAGCTTTCTGGATGAGGGGACCATGTCGAAGGTGAAGGGCGGGGCCGTGGGGGGCCAGGAGGGGCTGTTGCAGCCGCTGCTGCAGGCCACGCTGGAGCACCTGAGCGGGGCGCCCTTCCGGGAGTTCCTGGACAGCCTGCACTTCCGGAGGTTCCTGCAGTGGAAGTGGCTGGAGGCCCAGCCTGTCGGGGAGGACTGGTTCCTGGACTTCAGGGTCCTGGGGAAGGGGGGCTTTGGGGAGGTGTCTGCCTGCCAGATGAAGGCCACCGGCAAGATGTACGCCTGCAAGAAGCTCAACAAGAAGCGTCTGAAGAAGAGGAAGGGGTACCAG ggCGCCATGGTGGAGAAGACCATCCTGACCAAAGTGCACAGCAGGTTCATCGTCTCTCTGGCCTATGCTTTCGAGACCAAGACTGACCTCTGCCTGGTGATGACCATCATGAATGGAGGTGATGTAAG GTACCACATCTACAGCGTGGACGAGGAGAGTCCCGGCCTCCCGGAGCCACGCGCCACCTTCTATGCGGCCCAGATGCTGAGCGGCCTGGAGCACCTGCACCAGAGACGGATCGTCTACCGCGACCTCAAACCCGAGAACGTGCTGCTGGACGACGGGG GCAACATCCGCATCTCGGACCTGGGGCTGGCCGTGGAGCTGCCGGAGGGGCAGAGCAAGACCAGGGGCTACGCAGGGACGCCAG GCTTCATGGCCCCGGAGCTCCTGCGCGGCGAGGAGTACGACTTCTCTGTGGACTACTTCGCCCTGGGGGCCACCCTGTACGAGATGATCGCGGCTCGAGGTCCCTTCCGAGCCCGAGGAGAGAAG GTGGAGAACCAGGAGCTCAAGCAGCGTGTCCTCTCGGAGCCCGTGGCTTACTCAGACAAGTTCGGCCAGGCCAGCAGGGACTTCTGTGAGGCGCTGCTGGAGAAGGACCCGGAGAAGCGCCTGGGCTGGAGAGACGGCTCCTGCGACGGGCTGCGGGCCCACGCCCTTTTCAAAGACATCAGCTGGAGGCAGCTAGAGGCCG GAATGCTGACTCCTCCCTTCATCCCCGACTCCAGAACTGTCTATGCCAAGAGCATCCAGGACGTGGGAGCCTTTTCCACCGTCAAGGGTGTGGCCTTTGACAACGCAGACTCGGAATTCTTCCAGGAGTTCGCTTCGGGCAACTGTCCGGTTCCCTGGCAGGAGGAGATGATCGAGACAGGCGTCTTCGCGGAGCTGAACGTGTGGCGCCCTGACGGGCAGATGCCGGACGACATGAAGGGAGTCTCCGTGGGGGAGGCGGCTCCCGTGTCCAAGTCAGGACTGTGTCTGGTCTCCTAG